A genomic segment from Aegilops tauschii subsp. strangulata cultivar AL8/78 chromosome 1, Aet v6.0, whole genome shotgun sequence encodes:
- the LOC109773819 gene encoding auxin response factor 14, with protein MGIDLNSVEEDGEAAAAAAVGVCGELWHACAGPGVALPRRGSAVVYLPQAHLAAGGGEAPAPAPAGAPRVPPHVACRVVGVELCADAATDEVYARLALLADAEMFRQNVRESASEEGEDEMAGGDGEKKPRMPHMFCKTLTASDTSTHGGFSVPRRAAEDCFAPLDYKQVRPSQELVAKDLHGTQWRFRHIYRGQPRRHLLTTGWSSFVNKKKLVSGDAVLFLRGDDGELRLGVRRAVQLRNEALFRAVNSNESKLHTLSAVASSLENRSIFHVCFDPRSGASEFIVPYWRFSKSLNHPFSIGMRFKDSNDSDDANERSTGLISGISEVDPIRWPGSKWRCLQVRWDDGNHCNHQRRVSPWEIERIGGSIQVNDCLSASSSKRAKLYFPQGNLDAPVTDGNDFPDPVETGSFHRVLQGQELLMGSRAQGAARSRSPDVAKFRPPDHQRFSANAGSYMPQQSPAEFPYHSSGFGESLGFPEVLQGQEMSRALRFYSQGSAFDARAQHGPFGYAQRSAAPGGLSPAAQGYALGQFTPSSAAAKVSSPSSVLMFNQATVPQFDLEGRTSGYRGAYGGQCPPGIEMVRETEEAWPCAQRRTPSVTGTGCRRFEEWIMASTPASADGGRPRSAAAGDVVGRSSCRLFGFSLTDQKVLGGAGEGAAKEGDAADEAVECADPRVLDLFGRGHPAPAALHAIVAAPLGM; from the exons ATGGGGATCGACCTGAACAGCGTGGAGGAggacggggaggcggcggcggcggcggctgtcgGCGTGTGCGGGGAGCTGTGGCACGCGTGCGCTGGGCCCGGGGTGGCGCTGCCCAGGCGCGGGAGCGCCGTCGTGTACCTGCCGCAGGCGCACctcgcggcgggcggcggggaggcCCCGGCCCCGGCGCCGGCCGGGGCGCCGCGCGTGCCGCCCCACgtggcgtgccgcgtcgtcggcGTCGAGCTTTGC GCGGATGCGGCGACGGACGAGGTGTACGCGCGCCTCGCGCTGCTGGCGGACGCCGAG ATGTTCAGACAAAACGTCCGTGAGTCTGCATCCGAAGAGGGGGAGGACGAGATGGCCGGTGGTGACGGAGAGAAGAAGCCCCGTATGCCTCACATGTTCTGCAAGACCCTCACTGCCTCCGATACGAGCACGCATGGAGGTTTCTCTGTTCCTCGCCGGGCAGCCGAGGACTGTTTCGCACCTTTG GACTACAAGCAGGTCAGGCCTTCTCAAGAGCTCGTTGCCAAGGACTTGCATGGCACACAGTGGAGGTTTCGCCATATTTATAGAG GTCAACCTCGTAGGCATCTTCTAACAACAGGCTGGAGTTCGTTTGTCAACAAGAAAAAACTTGTCTCCGGGGATGCAGTCTTATTTCTTCG agGCGATGATGGTGAGCTAAGATTGGGTGTACGGAGAGCAGTTCAGCTTAGAAATGAAGCCCTTTTTAGAGCTGTCAACAGTAATGAATCAAAGCTGCACACACTATCTGCTGTTGCCAGTTCCTTGGAAAATAGAAGTATTTTCCATGTTTGTTTCGACCCAAG GAGTGGCGCATCAGAATTTATTGTGCCATATTGGAGGTTCTCTAAGAGCTTGAACCATCCGTTTTCCATTGGAATGAGGTTTAAAGATTCCAATGACAGTGATGATGCAAATGAGAG GTCTACTGGATTGATTTCAGGTATTAGTGAAGTAGACCCCATAAGATGGCCTGGATCAAAATGGAGATGCCTACAG GTAAGATGGGATGATGGTAACCATTGCAACCACCAACGCAGGGTTTCTCCGTGGGAGATCGAGAGAATTGGTGGTTCAATTCAAGTTAATGATTGTCTGTCAGCATCCAGTTCGAAGCGAGCCAAATTGTACTTTCCTCAAGGCAATTTGGATGCTCCAGTTACTG ATGGAAATGATTTTCCGGACCCGGTGGAAACAGGAAGCTTCCACAGGGTCTTGCAAGGTCAAGAATTGTTGATGGGCTCTAGGGCTCAGGGCGCCGCGCGCTCCCGGTCACCAGACGTCGCAAAGTTTCGCCCTCCGGATCACCAGCGGTTCTCTGCAAATGCGGGGAGCTACATGCCGCAGCAGAGCCCGGCGGAGTTTCCCTACCATTCCTCAGGCTTCGGCGAATCCCTCGGGTTCCCAGAGGTCTTGCAAGGTCAAGAAATGTCTCGAGCACTTCGCTTCTACTCCCAAGGAAGTGCTTTTGACGCCCGCGCGCAGCACGGCCCGTTCGGCTACGCGCAACGGTCAGCTGCGCCGGGTGGACTGTCGCCTGCAGCTCAAGGGTATGCTCTCGGGCAGTTCACgccgtcgtcggcggcggcgaaaGTGTCCTCTCCCTCCTCCGTCCTGATGTTCAACCAGGCGACGGTCCCGCAGTTCGACTTGGAAGGCAGAACCAGCGGCTACAGAGGCGCGTATGGCGGCCAGTGTCCTCCCGGCATAGAGATGGTGAGGGAGACGGAGGAGGCCTGGCCGTGCGCACAGCGCCGGACGCCAAGCGTGACGGGGACGGGGTGCCGCCGGTTCGAAGAATGGATCATGGCTTCGACTCCGGCGAGTGCTGACGGTGGCAGGCCCAGGTCGGCGGCTGCCGGAGACGTCGTCGGGCGGAGCAGTTGCAGGCTGTTTGGGTTCTCCCTGACTGATCAGAAGGTGCTGGGAGGAGCAGGTGAGGGTGCTGCCAAGGAAGGGGACGCGGCTGATGAGGCGGTGGAGTGCGCCGACCCGCGGGTGCTCGACTTGTTTGGGCGCGGCCACCCTGCCCCTGCTGCGCTGCATGCCATCGTCGCTGCTCCCCTGGGAATGTGA